The Phoenix dactylifera cultivar Barhee BC4 chromosome 9, palm_55x_up_171113_PBpolish2nd_filt_p, whole genome shotgun sequence genome window below encodes:
- the LOC120111896 gene encoding selenoprotein K-like, with the protein MAYVENGVVKQKRTVWRLSIISDFFWAIVNFIGVFFVTMFSMEKSNEYKKGSGSSKKWDGGPGGGPGGSHGRGPYGGGGGPRGPRTLADLRSNDHSSLPACGSCCGG; encoded by the exons ATGGCTTACGTCGAGAATG GTGTTGTGAAACAAAAGCGGACTGTTTGGAGGTTGAGCATAATATCAGATTTCTTCTGGGCTATTGTGAATTTCATTGGTGTATTCTTTGTCACAATGTTCTCG AtggaaaaatcaaatgaataCAAGAAAGGGTCAGGCTCTAGTAAGAAATGGGATGGTGGCCCTGGTGGAGGCCCTGGAGGTAGCCATGGAAGGGGTCcatatggtggtggtggtggtcctCGTGGGCCACGTACATTGGCTGATCTCAGATCAAATGATCATA GTTCTCTTCCTGCATGTGGATCCTGCTGTGGAGGCTAA